The proteins below are encoded in one region of Silene latifolia isolate original U9 population chromosome 2, ASM4854445v1, whole genome shotgun sequence:
- the LOC141643645 gene encoding 23 kDa jasmonate-induced protein-like produces MANPFGAVVDNYFLDRYSIYADKKKTQEYRAREALNLINDNGKSTDALTYVRGLKTAYGKGVTTHITMYNATGDTLRLVAYREGQGHIGGTPYPLVIGNGQWVSFLHVKPTSASQGSSGFLVYRAKNASGQDRDWLIGWRVPWKAFGNPKSTVLCDVGRLDSFQKDWNALFRRLNTSPRQSRINKDGAIIDVDIGSGTSPFYRAILQTPHSPRPTSDNFINGAFGLKDLEEKEKDGEQGI; encoded by the exons ATGGCGAATCCATTTGGCGCCGTCGTAGATAACTATTTCCTGGATAGATACTCAATATACGCAGACAAGAAAAAAACCCAAGAATATCGAGCTAGAGAGGCCTTGAATCTAATAAACGATAATGGGAAAAGCACAGACGCTTTGACGTACGTGAGGGGCCTAAAAACGGCGTATGGGAAAGGTGTCACCACCCATATTACGATGTACAATGCCACCGGTGACACCCTGCGCTTAGTCGCCTATCGTGAGGGACAAGGCCATATTGGTGGGACTCCTTACCCTCTGGTCATAGGTAATGGCCAGTGGGTTTCCTTCCTTCATGTCAAGCCAACCTCTGCTTCCCAAGGCTCTTCGGGTTTCCTTGTGTACCGTGCTAAGAATGCGTCTGGCCAAGACCGCGATTGGCTTATCGGTTGGCGTGTCCCTTGGAAGGCCTTTGGCAACCCTAAATCCACA GTTTTATGTGATGTAGGCCGACTAGACAGTTTTCAAAAGGATTGGAATGCTCTTTTTAGGAGGTTAAATACGTCGCCTAGGCAAAGTCGAATAAACAAAGACGGAGCGATAATAGATGTTGACATTGGTTCAGGCACCTCCCCGTTTTATCGTGCCATCCTCCAGACTCCTCATTCCCCTCGTCCAACATCAGATAACTTTATTAATGGCGCGTTTGGATTAAAGGATTtggaggaaaaagaaaaagatggagaacaaggaatttaa
- the LOC141643644 gene encoding uncharacterized protein LOC141643644 — protein MAAIKTTFPYGILNFLVAFLVLSAFSFNLSDARNPLEIFKLKKRMTLSDYNTEIESLDLPTIDAYDPELSTVDSPPLNQDYSSLIAPSPMITNPPLITPSLSPSYGNPRISDPPVYGSSPNNQNPIASPHYGPIKPLPPKPTFRPVGAPTHNPAGSVWCVARPTIQDPFLQQAMDYACGAGADCGPVKPNGSCYVPNTLVAHASYAFNSYWQRTKILGGTCDFGGTAMLITVDPSNDRCQFVYN, from the exons ATGGCTGCAATCAAAACAACATTTCCTTACGGCATTCTCAATTTCCTCGTCGCATTCTTAGTCTTATCGGCTTTCTCGTTTAACCTAAGTG ATGCTCGAAATCCTTTGGAGATATTCAAGCTTAAGAAGAGGATGACACTTTCCGACTACAACACAGAAATCGAGTCATTAGATCTCCCAACAATTGACGCGTATGACCCAGAATTATCAACGGTCGACTCACCGCCTCTTAATCAGGATTACTCATCCTTAATTGCACCATCACCTATGATTACCAACCCACCACTAATCACCCCATCTTTAAGCCCATCCTACGGTAATCCTCGGATTTCCGACCCACCCGTATACGGATCCAGCCCAAATAACCAAAACCCAATTGCATCTCCTCATTATGGGCCAATTAAGCCACTCCCACCAAAGCCCACATTTCGGCCTGTAGGAGCCCCAACACATAACCCGGCCGGTTCGGTTTGGTGTGTTGCTAGGCCCACTATTCAGGACCCGTTTCTACAACAGGCCATGGATTATGCTTGTGGGGCCGGGGCGGATTGTGGTCCGGTTAAGCCCAATGGATCATGCTACGTGCCCAATACTTTGGTGGCCCATGCTTCCTATGCTTTCAATAGTTATTGGCAAAGGACAAAGATTTTGGGAGGTACTTGTGATTTTGGGGGCACTGCTATGCTAATTACTGTGGATCCAA GTAATGATAGGTGTCAATTTGTATACAATTGA
- the LOC141641756 gene encoding uncharacterized protein LOC141641756: MPDTKPSSSSFHPTLAVTNIKNHVTVVLGMDNDQYPLWIALFTNYAKSNRVLHHIIKPKSGGPKTPTTDEAKEMWEVLDATVLQWIYATVNNDLLETIVEEDSTAMACWNRIRDIFLDNKHSRAVTLEQEFSHTAMSDFPNVSAYCQRLKSLADQLKNVGSPVIDTRLVLQLVSGLTEAYHGVGTLIRQATPLPPFYRARSMLTLEEASFAKSVATSGSSSALYAKSASDGASPSILGRPPSQPQGKNNKGNGNKKKVKNGKGHTNGSRSPNSNANGSGESSNTSVPAAPWT, encoded by the coding sequence ATGCCTGACACGAAACCTTCTTCTTCCTCCTTTCATCCGACTCTTGCCGTGACTAATATCAAGAACCATGTTACCGTCGTTCTCGGGATGGATAACGACCAATATCCCCTTTGGATTGCCCTCTTTACGAATTATGCTAAATCGAATCGAGTGTTGCATCACATCATCAAACCAAAGTCTGGTGGTCCAAAAACACCGACTACAGATGAAGCCAAAGAGATGTGGGAGGTTCTTGACGCAACGGTCCTCCAATGGATCTATGCAACGGTCAATAATGACCTTCTCGAGACTATTGTTGAAGAGGATTCAACGGCCATGGCCTGTTGGAATCGAATTCGAGATATTTTTCTCGACAATAAACACTCACGGGCAGTTACTCTTGAACAAGAGTTCTCCCACACCGCCATGTCGGACTTTCCTAATGTCTCTGCCTACTGCCAGCGACTGAAGAGTTTGGCTGATCAACTGAAAAACGTCGGGTCTCCTGTGATCGATACCCGTCTTGTTCTTCAACTTGTTTCCGGCCTCACTGAGGCGTACCATGGCGTAGGTACGTTAATTCGACAGGCTACTCCTCTTCCTCCTTTTTACCGTGCCCGTTCTATGTTGACCCTTGAAGAAGCGAGTTTTGCTAAAAGCGTCGCCACCAGTGGTTCATCCTCTGCTCTTTATGCTAAATCTGCTTCTGATGGTGCGTCTCCATCAATTCTCGGCCGACCTCCATCTCAGCCACAGGGTAAGAACAATAAAGGGAATGGTAATAAGAAGAAGGTAAAGAATGGGAAAGGACACACAAATGGTTCTCGCTCTCCAAATTCGAATGCAAATGGTAGCGGGGAATCCTCCAACACCTCTGTTCCAGCTGCACCGTGGACATGA